TCTGGGCAGCCTGATCCTCACGCACAGCTGGGACGGTGAAGTGCGCGGCCTGAAGGAATTCCCCAAGGACGAGCGCCCCAACGTGCCGCTGGTGTTCTGGAGTTTTCGCATCATGGTCGGCCTCGGTCTGGCGATGATCGGTGTGGCGCTCGCGGCTCTGTGGCTGCGCCGCCGGGGCACGCTGTTCACCTCGCGCAAGTTCGCGCGCATCGTACTGGCCCTCTCGCCGACCGGTTTCATCGCGCTGCTTGCCGGCTGGGTGACCACCGAAGCAGGGCGGCAGCCGTGGGTGGTGTACGGCGTAATGCGCACCGCCAACGCGATGTCGCCTGTCAGCGCGCAGCAGGTGCAGGTCTCGCTGCTGGTGCTCGTGCTCGCGTACTTTCTCGTGTTCGGAACCGGCGTCTATTACCTGCTGAAGATGCTTCGCGGCGGACCGGGGCTGCCGGAGGTGCCTAACCCATCAAAGAGAGAGTTCTCATGGATCTGACCTTAGCCTGGGCCGCCATCATCGCGCTCGGCCTGTTTCTCTACGTGGTGCTCGACGGCTTCGACCTCGGCATCGGCATTCTCTTTCCGTTCTTCCCGCACGCGCATGAACGCGACACGATGATGAACTCCGTCGCGCCGGTCTGGGACGGCAACGAGACGTGGCTCGTGCTCGGTGGCGCGGGCCTGCTCGCCGCCTTCCCGATGGTCTATTCGGTGCTGCTGTCCGCGCTGTACCTGCCGCTCGTGCTCATGCTCGTGTGTCTGATCTTCCGCGGCGTGGCGTTCGAGATTCGCGGCAAGTCGCGCCGCACGCGCCAATGGTGGGATCTCGCCTTCATCGGCGGATCGGCCGGTGCAACGTTCTTTCAGGGCGTGGCGCTCGGCGCTTATCTCTCCGGCATTCCGGTCGAGAACGGACAGTTCGCCGGCGACGCGTTCGCCTGGATCACGGCGTTCAATCTCTTCACGGGGCTGGGCCTGCTGGTGACGTACGCACTGCTCGGTGCCTGCTGGCTGATCGGCAAGACCGAAGGCGATCTGCAACGCCGTTTGCGCGTGCTCGCGTGGCCGCTCACGATGGCGCTCGTCGCCACAATGGGTGTCGTGTCGCTGTGGACGCCGCTGCGATTGCCGCTCGTGGCCGAGCGCTGGTTCGACGACGCCTGGTTCTGGCGCTGTCTGCCGGTGCCGTTCGCCGTGGCCGGCGCGACGTTCGCAATGCGCCGCGTATTGCAGCGCGCGCACGACGCCACGCCCTTCTGGCTCGCCATCGGCCTCGTGTTTCTGGGCTACAGCGGCCTGCTCGTCAGCGCATATCCGTATGCGATTCTGCCGGGCATCACGCTGTGGGACGCGGCGGCTCCGCACTCCAGTCTGTCGTTCACGATGTGGGGCGCGGCCTTCATCATTCCCGTGATTCTCGCCTACACGATGCTGGCTTACTGGGTCTTTCGCGGCAAGGTGACGCACGATGCGCACTATCACTGATCCCGTACGCCCGGGCGTGCGCCGGCAACGCCCGTGCGCTTCGCGCGCGCCGTGGCGGCAAACGTTGATACGCTGGGGATGGTTCGTCACGCTCTGGTGTGCCGGTGTGGCAGGTACGGCCCTGCTTGCACTACCATTCAAACTCATCATTGCCACTGCCAGATAGGAGGCAGCTTATGAATCGGCTTTCATATCCGGACGTGAAACGCATGGGAGGCGCAGCGGCCGTTGCCATGACGCTCTTCACCGGGTTGGCCGCTGTGGCGCATGCGCAAGGCATGAGCGTTTCGTCCAGCGCATTCGCCGACAACGCTCTGCTGCCGGCGATTCACGCCGGTGCGGGCGACTGCGGCGGGACCAACACCAGCCCGCCCCTCGAATGGAAGAACCTGCCGCAGGCCACGCGCAGCGTCGTCATCAAGATGACCGATCCGGACGGCGCGAAGGGCGGCGGTGTCGTGCACTGGATTGCCTACAACATCCCGGCATCGGTGCTTTCGCTGCCCGCAGGCGCGGGCGACAAGTCCGGCGATCAAATCACGGTCGGCAAGAACGTCAGCGGAGCGGCCGCCTACCGTGGCGCCTGCCCGCCGGTCGGCGACACGCCGCATCATTACGTCATCACGGTGACAGCCACCGACCTCGACCCGGGGCGCTTGCCACCGGGACTCGACGCCGCAGGCCTCGCCGTCGCCCTCGCGGGACACACGCTGAACGGTTCGACGATCGTGGCGCGCTACGGCCGCTAGAGACGCCAGGGCCACAGCCGCCACTACGGTCGTATGCCCTGCGATCACTTGTCCCGTGCCAGCGCAAGGAACTCCGTGCGCAATGCGAGATTGGGCTGCAATTCGCCGAGCATCGCAGACGTCACCGTCTCTTCGCCCGCCGTGCGAATGCCACGGCTTTCCATGCACATGTGACGGCACGACACCACCACACCGACCGCCTTCGGTTGCAGGTGCGTCATCAGGGCTTCGGCGACCTGCGTCGTGAGGCGCTCCTGCACCTGCAAGCGTCGCGCGAAGCAATCGACCAGACGTGTGAGCTTCGACAGGCCGACGATCTTGCCGTTGGGCAGATAGCCGATGGTTGCCTTGCCGAAGAATGGTGCGAGATGATGCTCGCAATGGCTGTAGACGGGAATGCCGCGCACCACAATCAGTTCGTTGTATTGTTCCGCGCCGTCCTCGAACACCTTGAGGACTTCGGCCGGATCCTGTTCGTAACCTGCCGTCCATTGACGCCACGCTTTTTGTACCCGCGCCGGCGTCTCGTGCAGGCCGGGGCGGTTCGGATCTTCGCCGATGTGTTTCAGGAATCGCTTCCAGTCGTTTTCGTCGAACGTGTCGTGAGACATATCAATCAAGCTCCCTTGCATGGGTCCGCAGCGCTGCGCCGCTGGTACTCGCGCATCCCCGCACCGCCGGACATGTGCGCACAATAGCAGAGACTCTCACTGACCGCATGACGCCGCCCGGCGTGAGCAACGGCAACGCTCGTGTTCGGACACCACACGCCGTCGCATGCGCACTCTTGCCGTTACCGGCGGCGCACACGCACGCGATGCTCATGCCGACGCACGCGCGCCGGGCGCCTCACGTCGCGCGTCACGCGTCACGCGCGCGAGCCGGCTTCGTTCGCCAGGCACTTCATCAACGTGTTCACCGCCGCGCGCTTGAGCGCCGATTGACGCACCAGCACGCCAAGCTCACGTGTGAGCGGCGCGCCTGCCAGCGGCAGCAGCTGGACATCGATGGCGCTGCGCGCTCTTGAGACTTTGGGTGCTTTGGGTGCTTTGGGTGCTTGGGACGATGACGCCTTCGCGTCCACCGGCAAGCCAATGAGCGTGGCCGGCACGATGGACCACCCGAGCCCCGCGCGCACCATGCGCAGGATGACTTCCGGTTCGTCCAGTTCCACGCCCTCGCGTACCCAAATCCGGTGCCGACGCAGATACCGTTCGACGAGATCGCCGCCGTACGAACGCCGGTTGTAACGCACGAACGGCAGCGCCGCCGCCCAGTCGGGCACCTCGCCGCGCGTGCCCTTCGGGGCGATTGCGACGTAAGGTTCGTGCATGAGGGGGAGCCATTTCATGTCGGCAGGCACCCCGATACGCGGACGAATCATGACGGCCAGATCGAGTTCCCTGGCGTCGAGTTGCGCGAGCAACTGCACCGACATGCCCGGCACGATGTTCAGATGCGGCATCGCCCCGAGCGCGGTCCATCGCCGTATGGCCCCCGGCAGCAAGCCCAGCTGAACGGTCAGGATCGCGCCGACGTGAATGGGGGCGAGCGCCGCCTGCTGACCGGACGCGCCGGCTTCGCCACGCATCGCGTGATAGTCCGCGATGACACCCTGCGCCTGGGCGAGCAGACGGCGTCCGTCGTCGGACAAGGACACGGCGCGTCCCGTACGTTCGAACAACTGAACGCCCAGGTCGTCTTCCAGGCGCTGGATCTGCGCACTCACGGCTGACTGTGTGAGGCCCAGACGCGCACCCGCCGCGGAGAACGAGGCGGTTTCGGCAGCCGTGACGAAGGTTTTCAGGTAGCGGATCATTTATCGAAAATTTCGTTGCTGAGGTCTCGAATTATTCGTTTCTTATTACTTTTATCGATGGATAGAATTTACACCGAATCCACGCCTTCACCGGCACACGGAACATCGATCGACCTCACCGGACACCGCAGACTGCCATGACCACACCGCTTTTCCATCTCGCCTTTCCCGTTCACGATCTCGCCGCGGCGCGCCAGTTCTACGGCGGCGTGATGGGCTGCGCCGAAGGCCGCAGTTCGGACCACTGGATCGACTTCGATTTCTTCGGTCACCAACTGGTTGCCCATCTGTCGCCGGACGAGGCGGGCAAGCGCATTACGAACCCAGTCGACGGCGACGACGTTCCGGTCCCGCATTTCGGCGTTATCCTTGACATGCCCGCGTGGCATGCACTGGCCGACCGGCTGCGCGCTGCGGGCACCCGTTTCGTGATCGAGCCGCATATCCGTTTCGCCGGTCAGGTGGGCGAGCAGGCGACACTGTTCTTCTACGATCCGTCGGGCAACGCACTGGAGTTCAAGGCGTTTGCCGACATGTCGCAGGTCTTCGCGAAATCATTTGTCTCACATCAGCCAAGAGTTTCCTCATGAGTCAATTCGTTATCCCGGCCCCGCCTCAGGCGTCGGTTGCCGTCGCCGGCAGCGACGCCCGTTTTCCCGTGCGCCGCGTGTTCTGCGTTGGCCGTAACTACGCCGCGCATGCCCGCGAGATGGGCAGCAATCCGGACCGCGAACCGCCGTTCTTCTTCATGAAGCCGGCCGACGCCGTCGTCCCCGCCGAAGGCACCCTCCCTTACCCGCCGCTCACGAGCGAGTTGCATCACGAGATCGAACTGGTCGTCGCTATCGGCGCCGCCGGCGAGAACGTGGACGCGGGCGACGCGCTGTCGCTCGTATGGGGGTATGGCGTGGGCGTGGACCTGACGCGCCGCGACTTGCAACAGCAGGCCAAGGACACGCGCCGTCCGTGGGATTGGGGCAAGGCATTCGACGCATCGGCGCCGTGCGGTGCGCTGCACGCCGTGGCACAAATCGGTCATCCGGGCGAGGGCCGCGTGTGGCTCGATGTGAACGGTGAGAACCGCCAGACGGGCGATCTCAACGAACTGATCTGGCCGGTGCCCGATCTGATCGCCGAGATCTCGCGCAGCGTAAGGCTCGCGCCCGGCGATCTGATCTTCACCGGCACGCCGGCCGGCGTCGGCCCGCTCGAACCGGGCGATAAAGTGAGCGCGGGCGTGGCCGGTGTCGGCGAGATCGCCTTTACCGTCGGCACGAAACCGGCGGCCTGACGGCAGCGCCCGACGGCCGATGCCTGATCGAGGGCGACGTCTTCGGAACGTCGCCTTGGTCGCCTTGGTTGTCTTCGTCGCCTTCGTTGTTTTCGTTATCTTCGTTGTCTTCGTCGCCTTCGCTGTGCGACGACCCTTTCAGCCGACAGCAAGGATATCCACAGCAACTGTTGATAACCCTTTGCATAAGTCCCCATCCCTGCGGGGCAATCGCCCGCCGGTATTGACTGTCGAGTGCGTTGCCTAAATTGCCGTCATTCCGGCCGCCATGCACGCGGCAGGTGCCCGGCCCAACGACCAATCGTCGTCTCGCCCCATCTCGTCACCTCGTCCCTCCAATCGCCGCATCGCCCCATCGCTGCATCGCCCCGGCGCGGCTTGGTAACGGTTGCGGCACGCCCGCACCCGCCGCTTTCATTCCTGAAACGTTTTTCGCTGCGAGGCGCAGGCGCCCCCGTTTCAACGGGTGAACTTCGTTTTCGATTCAATGGGTTGCAAGCGTTGGCACGCTTCTCGCATCAGGAAAGAGGCAAGCCGTCCGCCCCCGGAGAAGTCTCTTCGCCAGGCCGACTGCCTCGGGAATCAAGCCATGCACGCCACATGGCCCCGGCACGCCCGATGCCTATCCCCTTGCCGGGAGCGCTTCGGAGAGCGGACGGATTTGCACCAGCGAGCGCGCATGAAGTGGGCAAGCGATGCGCTTCGAAAGACAGGAATCGTTCGGGGAGAGGATCATGCAAATGCGCCGCACCGGGCCTTGCGCCCTAAGTCCCTGCGTCAGGTCGCTCGCACCGGCGAGTCCGGCCAAGTCGGCCCGTCGACATCCGCGCGAGCGGTGCGCCAGTTGGCGGCACCGTCGGCACGATGCCATCGGCGAGCGCCGCCATGTCGCGCCCGGGCGGGCATTGCGCTGAAGTCCGCGCCCGTCTGGCGAGCTCAACGCTGGATAACCGAGCGCCCGGACACACCGCTCAACTGTCCTGTGCCCACGCTTTCGCGGCACGTACCGCGCGCTGCCAGCCGTTCACCGCACGACCGACGTCGCTCTCCGGGAGCTTGCGCGAAAAGCGCCGCTGCAACTGCCACTGGCGTTGCAACGTATCGATATCCGGCCAATACCCAACTGCCAGTCCCGCGAGATACGCCGCACCCGCAGCGGTCGTCTCGATCACATTGGGACGCACGACGTCGGCGCCCAGCAAGTCGGCCTGCCATTGCATCAGCAGATCGTTGGCCGCGGCGCCACCGTCCACGCGCAACTCCGAGACACGCAGACCGGCGTCGGCCTCCATGGCGCGTAACACGTCGAGCGTCTGGAAGGCGATGCTGTCGAGGGCCGCGCGCGCCACGTGCGCGGCGGTTGTGCCCCGCGTCGCTCCGAACAGCGTGCCGCGGGCGTGCGGCTGCCAATGCGGCGCCCCCAGTCCGGCGAACGCGGGCACGAGCACAACGCCATCGGCGTCCGGCACGCTCGTGGCGAGGGCTTCGACGTCGCGCGAATGGCGAATGATGCCCAACCCGTCGCGCAGCCATTGCACCACCGCACCACCGATGAAAATACTGCCTTCGAGTGCGTAATCGACTCGATTGCCGATTTTCCATGCGACCGTCGTCAGCAGGTTGTGGCTCGACGCCTGCGGCTTGTGGCCGGTGTTCATCACCATGAAGCAGCCGGTCCCGTACGTGTTCTTGACCATGCCCGGCGCGAGGCACATCTGCCCGAAGAGCGCCGCCTGCTGATCGCCCGCGATGCCTGCGATCGGCACTGGCGCCGAGAACAGCGGTGTCGCCGTGTATCCGTAAACCTCGCTCGATGAGCGCACCTGCGG
This is a stretch of genomic DNA from Pandoraea faecigallinarum. It encodes these proteins:
- the cydB gene encoding cytochrome d ubiquinol oxidase subunit II, giving the protein MDLTLAWAAIIALGLFLYVVLDGFDLGIGILFPFFPHAHERDTMMNSVAPVWDGNETWLVLGGAGLLAAFPMVYSVLLSALYLPLVLMLVCLIFRGVAFEIRGKSRRTRQWWDLAFIGGSAGATFFQGVALGAYLSGIPVENGQFAGDAFAWITAFNLFTGLGLLVTYALLGACWLIGKTEGDLQRRLRVLAWPLTMALVATMGVVSLWTPLRLPLVAERWFDDAWFWRCLPVPFAVAGATFAMRRVLQRAHDATPFWLAIGLVFLGYSGLLVSAYPYAILPGITLWDAAAPHSSLSFTMWGAAFIIPVILAYTMLAYWVFRGKVTHDAHYH
- a CDS encoding YbhB/YbcL family Raf kinase inhibitor-like protein, whose amino-acid sequence is MNRLSYPDVKRMGGAAAVAMTLFTGLAAVAHAQGMSVSSSAFADNALLPAIHAGAGDCGGTNTSPPLEWKNLPQATRSVVIKMTDPDGAKGGGVVHWIAYNIPASVLSLPAGAGDKSGDQITVGKNVSGAAAYRGACPPVGDTPHHYVITVTATDLDPGRLPPGLDAAGLAVALAGHTLNGSTIVARYGR
- the folE gene encoding GTP cyclohydrolase I FolE — its product is MSHDTFDENDWKRFLKHIGEDPNRPGLHETPARVQKAWRQWTAGYEQDPAEVLKVFEDGAEQYNELIVVRGIPVYSHCEHHLAPFFGKATIGYLPNGKIVGLSKLTRLVDCFARRLQVQERLTTQVAEALMTHLQPKAVGVVVSCRHMCMESRGIRTAGEETVTSAMLGELQPNLALRTEFLALARDK
- a CDS encoding LysR family transcriptional regulator; translated protein: MIRYLKTFVTAAETASFSAAGARLGLTQSAVSAQIQRLEDDLGVQLFERTGRAVSLSDDGRRLLAQAQGVIADYHAMRGEAGASGQQAALAPIHVGAILTVQLGLLPGAIRRWTALGAMPHLNIVPGMSVQLLAQLDARELDLAVMIRPRIGVPADMKWLPLMHEPYVAIAPKGTRGEVPDWAAALPFVRYNRRSYGGDLVERYLRRHRIWVREGVELDEPEVILRMVRAGLGWSIVPATLIGLPVDAKASSSQAPKAPKAPKVSRARSAIDVQLLPLAGAPLTRELGVLVRQSALKRAAVNTLMKCLANEAGSRA
- a CDS encoding VOC family protein yields the protein MTTPLFHLAFPVHDLAAARQFYGGVMGCAEGRSSDHWIDFDFFGHQLVAHLSPDEAGKRITNPVDGDDVPVPHFGVILDMPAWHALADRLRAAGTRFVIEPHIRFAGQVGEQATLFFYDPSGNALEFKAFADMSQVFAKSFVSHQPRVSS
- a CDS encoding fumarylacetoacetate hydrolase family protein, coding for MSQFVIPAPPQASVAVAGSDARFPVRRVFCVGRNYAAHAREMGSNPDREPPFFFMKPADAVVPAEGTLPYPPLTSELHHEIELVVAIGAAGENVDAGDALSLVWGYGVGVDLTRRDLQQQAKDTRRPWDWGKAFDASAPCGALHAVAQIGHPGEGRVWLDVNGENRQTGDLNELIWPVPDLIAEISRSVRLAPGDLIFTGTPAGVGPLEPGDKVSAGVAGVGEIAFTVGTKPAA
- the glpK gene encoding glycerol kinase GlpK; amino-acid sequence: MSGGAYILAFDQGTTSSRALLFDRGGHVVSTAQKEFRQIYPHPGWVEHDPREIWATQAGVAAEALTHAGAGGIDIAAIGITNQRETTIVWDRRTGEPVYNAIVWQDRRTAEFCEQLRAQGNEALVATRTGLRIDSYFSGSKIRWILDHVDGAREAAEAGHLAFGTVDSWLVWHLTGGKLHVTDVSNASRTMLFNIHSLEWDDELLALLDVPRSMLPQVRSSSEVYGYTATPLFSAPVPIAGIAGDQQAALFGQMCLAPGMVKNTYGTGCFMVMNTGHKPQASSHNLLTTVAWKIGNRVDYALEGSIFIGGAVVQWLRDGLGIIRHSRDVEALATSVPDADGVVLVPAFAGLGAPHWQPHARGTLFGATRGTTAAHVARAALDSIAFQTLDVLRAMEADAGLRVSELRVDGGAAANDLLMQWQADLLGADVVRPNVIETTAAGAAYLAGLAVGYWPDIDTLQRQWQLQRRFSRKLPESDVGRAVNGWQRAVRAAKAWAQDS